One Natronolimnobius sp. AArcel1 genomic region harbors:
- a CDS encoding VOC family protein produces MSTQSLEAHHIGVTVTDLEAVVPFYQDVLGFEIASEFAVAGEEFSDAVSVDDAAGTFVHLDGHGIRIELVEYDPEGETVSPVGLNQPGGMHLGFTVDDLEAFAASLPESVETLSEPQTTATGNSILFIRDPEENLVEVLELTD; encoded by the coding sequence ATGTCGACACAATCACTCGAGGCACACCACATTGGCGTTACTGTTACCGATCTCGAGGCCGTCGTCCCGTTCTATCAGGACGTACTCGGCTTCGAGATTGCCAGTGAGTTTGCAGTTGCGGGCGAGGAATTTTCCGATGCTGTGTCCGTCGACGATGCCGCCGGGACGTTCGTCCATCTCGATGGCCACGGCATCCGTATCGAACTCGTCGAGTACGACCCTGAAGGCGAAACGGTCTCACCCGTCGGACTGAACCAGCCCGGTGGCATGCATCTTGGCTTTACCGTGGACGATCTCGAGGCCTTTGCGGCGTCCCTGCCCGAGTCTGTCGAGACGTTAAGCGAGCCACAGACGACGGCAACGGGGAACTCGATACTGTTCATCCGAGACCCAGAAGAAAACCTCGTCGAAGTACTCGAGCTTACAGACTAG
- a CDS encoding methylglyoxal synthase, whose translation MTRVALIAHDEKKADLIAFAQDHEQQLQEYDLLATGTTGQRLMEETDLEVERKQSGPLGGDLMIGGEIAEDKIDGIIFLRDPLRAQPHEPDISALLRICDVHDTALATNLASAEFLIEGLAS comes from the coding sequence ATGACACGCGTTGCACTCATTGCACACGACGAGAAGAAGGCTGATCTCATTGCGTTCGCACAGGACCACGAACAGCAACTACAGGAGTACGACCTGCTTGCGACGGGCACGACGGGACAGCGCCTGATGGAAGAGACCGACCTCGAGGTCGAGCGCAAGCAGTCTGGCCCTCTCGGTGGTGACCTGATGATCGGCGGCGAGATTGCCGAAGATAAGATTGATGGCATCATCTTCCTCCGAGACCCGCTTCGTGCACAGCCACACGAGCCGGATATCTCGGCACTACTGCGGATCTGTGACGTTCACGACACCGCGCTCGCGACGAACCTCGCCTCGGCAGAGTTTCTGATCGAGGGACTCGCATCGTAG
- a CDS encoding DUF2080 family transposase-associated protein, with translation MVNRFEIDGEEVLDGEVKPFGNSAHVTVPKRWRGADVKVVRTSEPAKQDEE, from the coding sequence GTGGTGAATCGCTTTGAAATCGACGGCGAGGAAGTTCTCGACGGTGAGGTCAAACCGTTCGGGAACAGTGCCCACGTCACCGTTCCTAAACGCTGGCGTGGGGCCGACGTGAAAGTCGTCCGAACCTCAGAACCCGCCAAACAAGACGAAGAATGA
- a CDS encoding MFS transporter produces MTRRRRRLEPLDPEAVHPVVLSYLQTDYGLSLTVAGLLVTVLWLFGSLGQLPGGILADRYNERTLMGLSALGVGIALGIVVSSSTAIILFGATALWGLAHSLYPIARITFLSRQYEDRLGSALGVTMATGDIGQTVLPPIATVIAAGVAWQAGLGFVAPLLLLAGLGIFIAVPALQDHSADGSDEVDETTSLRETLGVFRELRNPEMAVMSLILFLYIFIWQSFTAFYPTYLTSVKEIDPAVASLLFGFFFAVGVVVKPVGGAAYDRIGMRGSLVGVLLPPVAGFLLLPMVDQLWALVVITALISTMLGSGAITQSYLADSFSDAMQGTGLGVIRTTTATLGAGGPLFFGIVADYGFFNEGYIALAVIMAAIIVLTLRMPQSP; encoded by the coding sequence ATGACGAGACGCCGTAGGCGTCTCGAACCACTTGACCCCGAGGCAGTTCACCCGGTCGTGCTTTCGTACCTGCAGACCGACTACGGGCTGAGTCTGACAGTCGCTGGCTTGCTCGTGACTGTGCTCTGGCTGTTCGGCTCGCTCGGGCAACTCCCCGGTGGTATCCTTGCCGATCGGTACAACGAGCGGACGCTCATGGGGCTGAGCGCACTTGGTGTCGGGATTGCACTCGGCATCGTCGTCAGTTCATCGACGGCGATCATCCTGTTCGGTGCAACCGCGCTCTGGGGACTGGCCCACTCGCTGTACCCGATCGCCCGAATTACGTTCCTCTCGAGGCAGTACGAGGACCGTCTTGGGAGCGCACTCGGTGTCACGATGGCGACGGGCGATATTGGCCAGACGGTGTTGCCCCCGATTGCGACCGTCATTGCCGCAGGAGTTGCCTGGCAGGCGGGGCTGGGATTCGTCGCGCCGCTGTTGCTTCTGGCCGGTCTTGGCATTTTCATCGCTGTGCCGGCGCTGCAAGATCACTCTGCGGACGGATCTGACGAAGTCGATGAGACGACATCGCTCCGGGAGACACTTGGCGTGTTTCGTGAACTTCGAAATCCGGAGATGGCCGTCATGTCGCTCATCCTGTTTCTCTACATATTTATCTGGCAATCATTTACGGCGTTTTATCCGACGTATCTGACGAGCGTAAAAGAGATCGATCCGGCGGTCGCGAGCCTGCTCTTTGGCTTTTTCTTCGCGGTCGGTGTCGTCGTCAAACCCGTCGGTGGCGCGGCGTACGACCGCATCGGCATGCGTGGCTCGCTCGTCGGTGTCTTGCTCCCACCAGTCGCCGGCTTCCTACTGTTGCCGATGGTCGACCAGCTGTGGGCGCTTGTCGTCATCACCGCCCTGATCAGCACGATGCTTGGCTCCGGTGCGATCACACAGTCGTATCTGGCAGACTCCTTCTCGGACGCAATGCAGGGAACCGGCCTCGGCGTAATTCGGACAACGACGGCAACGCTCGGTGCCGGCGGGCCACTCTTCTTCGGGATTGTCGCCGACTACGGCTTCTTTAATGAGGGATACATCGCGCTGGCCGTAATCATGGCCGCAATAATCGTGCTTACGCTCCGGATGCCACAGTCACCGTAA
- a CDS encoding cation:proton antiporter produces MSEIALAADFAIIVVVATVIGLLARQTGQPTIIAYILTGILLGPVALDIVTNEGLVELMGDLGFAFLLFLLGLKMRFEDIREILPSVTNIAFGQTVMQTALAFLVALALGFDTNEILVISLATVFGATPIIVKILTDKDEITSLPGKIDVGVLIVQDIYLVVVLALFTADDLGNASEIASTLAVILVMMSFIGIFSLLSSRYILPQLFRRIADNKDVFLIVAIAWAFLFVAIAEGSDLDPKVGAFLAGISLAQLPYSKELEDRITPITDFFILVFFATIGLQIDGLSSLLAYWWQAIVASIILMVGNFWIMFYLIDREGFAVETSFLGSINMVQVSEFSLIVGALAIDQGLIDSDILGYLSLMALLTMGISTYIIAYNHAIYERLEPWFRRFESGDEKDADISRYENHAVAIGYDEITERALPLLEEHFEEVVIIDRQTDHIEELEEEGRYEYVFGDFRHTEVRKESNLKGAEFVLSSSVEREVNEALLAEVNEDATVFVEAERIDDARALYDRGATYVIMTSHLAAEKLSEYVELYVTDQTSFDEAISRDIDAIEARQHRAVRRFGDDAEDDTETLEDGDQRQGGESDG; encoded by the coding sequence ATGAGTGAAATTGCTCTCGCGGCCGACTTTGCGATTATCGTCGTTGTTGCGACTGTAATCGGTCTACTCGCCCGTCAGACAGGGCAACCGACGATCATCGCCTACATTCTGACTGGCATTCTCCTCGGCCCGGTTGCGTTAGACATCGTGACCAACGAAGGACTCGTCGAGTTGATGGGCGATCTTGGTTTTGCGTTCTTGCTGTTCTTGCTTGGGCTGAAGATGCGTTTCGAGGATATTCGCGAAATCCTTCCGTCTGTTACGAACATTGCGTTCGGACAGACGGTGATGCAGACTGCGCTTGCGTTTCTGGTTGCGCTGGCGCTTGGCTTCGATACCAATGAAATCCTCGTTATCTCGCTTGCAACTGTCTTCGGCGCGACGCCAATCATCGTCAAGATTCTCACCGACAAAGACGAGATCACCAGCCTGCCGGGCAAAATCGATGTCGGCGTCCTCATCGTTCAGGATATCTACCTCGTCGTCGTCCTTGCGCTGTTTACGGCCGACGATCTCGGGAACGCAAGCGAGATCGCCTCGACACTCGCCGTGATCCTCGTCATGATGTCCTTTATCGGCATCTTCTCGCTGCTTTCCTCTCGATACATCTTGCCACAGCTCTTCCGACGGATCGCAGACAACAAAGACGTCTTCCTCATCGTCGCCATTGCGTGGGCATTTCTGTTCGTCGCCATTGCCGAAGGATCCGACCTCGATCCGAAAGTCGGTGCGTTCCTCGCCGGTATCAGCCTCGCCCAACTCCCCTACAGCAAGGAACTCGAGGATCGGATCACCCCGATTACCGACTTCTTCATCCTCGTCTTCTTCGCCACCATCGGCCTCCAAATCGACGGTCTCTCGAGTCTGCTTGCCTACTGGTGGCAAGCAATCGTCGCTTCGATCATCCTCATGGTCGGGAACTTCTGGATCATGTTCTATCTGATCGACCGCGAAGGGTTCGCCGTCGAGACCTCCTTCCTCGGCTCGATCAATATGGTGCAGGTCAGTGAGTTCTCACTGATTGTCGGTGCACTCGCGATTGACCAGGGGCTCATTGACTCGGACATACTCGGCTATCTGAGCCTAATGGCGTTGCTCACGATGGGTATTTCGACGTACATTATCGCGTACAATCACGCTATCTACGAGCGCCTCGAGCCGTGGTTCCGGCGGTTCGAATCCGGTGACGAGAAAGATGCGGATATCAGCAGGTACGAAAATCATGCAGTCGCCATCGGCTACGATGAAATCACCGAGCGTGCGCTCCCGCTTCTCGAGGAACATTTCGAGGAGGTGGTGATCATCGATAGACAAACCGATCATATCGAAGAACTCGAAGAGGAGGGCCGGTACGAGTATGTCTTTGGCGATTTCAGACACACCGAAGTACGGAAGGAATCGAACCTCAAAGGCGCGGAGTTCGTGTTGAGTTCGAGTGTCGAACGTGAGGTCAACGAGGCGCTGTTGGCAGAGGTTAACGAGGATGCGACAGTGTTCGTTGAAGCCGAGCGAATTGACGACGCACGTGCACTGTACGACCGCGGAGCGACCTACGTCATCATGACATCCCATCTCGCCGCCGAAAAGCTCAGCGAGTACGTTGAGTTGTACGTCACCGACCAGACGTCGTTCGACGAGGCAATCAGCCGTGATATCGACGCGATTGAAGCACGACAACACCGAGCAGTCAGACGATTCGGCGACGACGCCGAAGATGACACCGAAACACTCGAGGACGGCGATCAGCGCCAGGGAGGTGAGTCCGATGGCTGA
- a CDS encoding cation:proton antiporter — MAEELVITLAVVFVAAGVLSLIANHFGLSPIPFYIIAGLIAGSFESVTQSEIIVLAQWGIAFLVFVFAIRIDFGDLESVLRDAEVAALTQLIIVAPIAFGVGYLFGELFGFEYQLRNAAYFAAAVVLSSSLVGGVLLGSEIRANLVHGRLASSIHFFDDLVAIALLLILSTEVVTADGIAAQIGYGVLFVIAGLVIYRHGFPLLVRLADGDGELVLVGSISILIAFIAAAEYVGLSLVVGAFAAGIAIRSDGTQALEVQNGISSITDFFVAIFFVTVGALVAIPSLEVLVIAGAITLLVLVVNPIVHIASFIYEGYDARTAFLAGSSLNQVSEFALIIAIQALLMQTIAEPLFDAIILAAAATMVLTFLGRRTEDAVYRTVVARLFRSQRTRKVDDRSSVGDLDDHIIIVGYGRIGRQLVETLETLDQPYVVIENDPVLWDELDTSCQHYVLGDALSDYPWEKARVENAALVCSTVDHQGVSETILERGIDADIVLRAESTGDAESYLEAGATHVAVPDVLAGEQLVSTVEALAAGETNPETLEQEHMEYFRTLEQDGFASRDERL, encoded by the coding sequence ATGGCTGAGGAACTCGTCATTACGCTGGCGGTCGTTTTCGTTGCCGCTGGCGTGCTCTCGCTGATCGCCAATCACTTCGGCCTCTCGCCGATTCCGTTTTACATCATCGCCGGATTGATCGCCGGCAGTTTCGAGTCCGTAACGCAATCTGAGATTATCGTCCTCGCACAATGGGGAATCGCGTTCCTCGTGTTCGTCTTTGCGATTCGTATCGATTTCGGAGATCTCGAGTCAGTACTCCGAGATGCGGAAGTCGCAGCACTGACACAGCTGATTATCGTCGCGCCGATTGCGTTTGGCGTTGGCTATCTGTTTGGCGAACTGTTTGGCTTCGAATACCAGCTTCGAAACGCGGCCTACTTCGCTGCGGCTGTCGTTCTGAGTTCGTCACTCGTCGGCGGCGTCTTGCTTGGCTCTGAAATTCGGGCGAACCTCGTTCACGGTCGACTCGCGTCGTCGATTCACTTTTTCGACGATCTGGTCGCGATTGCGCTCCTGTTGATCCTCAGTACGGAAGTCGTCACAGCGGACGGCATCGCTGCACAGATCGGCTACGGCGTGTTGTTCGTCATCGCAGGACTGGTGATTTACCGCCATGGCTTCCCGCTCCTCGTTCGACTCGCTGACGGTGATGGCGAACTCGTACTCGTCGGCAGCATCTCGATTCTCATCGCGTTCATCGCTGCCGCAGAGTACGTCGGTCTCTCGCTCGTCGTCGGCGCGTTCGCCGCCGGCATCGCAATCCGCAGCGACGGGACGCAGGCTCTCGAGGTACAAAACGGAATCAGTTCGATCACCGATTTCTTCGTCGCAATCTTCTTCGTCACTGTCGGTGCGCTCGTCGCGATTCCATCACTCGAGGTCCTCGTCATTGCGGGTGCGATTACGCTGCTCGTACTGGTTGTGAACCCCATCGTCCACATTGCCTCGTTCATCTATGAGGGATACGACGCTCGAACGGCGTTTCTGGCAGGCTCGAGCCTCAATCAGGTCAGTGAGTTCGCACTCATCATCGCGATTCAGGCGCTGTTGATGCAAACGATAGCCGAACCGTTGTTCGACGCGATTATCCTCGCTGCCGCCGCAACGATGGTGCTGACGTTCCTCGGTCGACGAACCGAAGACGCTGTCTACCGGACTGTCGTCGCGCGGCTGTTTCGCAGCCAGCGAACACGGAAAGTCGACGACCGAAGCAGCGTCGGTGACCTCGACGATCACATCATTATCGTCGGCTACGGTCGGATTGGCCGCCAACTCGTCGAAACGCTTGAGACACTCGACCAACCCTACGTCGTCATCGAAAACGATCCTGTTCTCTGGGACGAACTCGATACCTCCTGTCAACACTACGTCCTCGGCGATGCGCTATCTGACTATCCCTGGGAGAAAGCTCGGGTCGAAAACGCCGCGCTCGTCTGCTCGACCGTGGATCATCAGGGCGTCTCGGAAACAATCCTCGAGCGCGGGATTGACGCCGATATTGTCCTTCGAGCGGAGTCAACCGGCGATGCAGAATCGTACCTTGAGGCGGGCGCAACGCACGTTGCTGTGCCGGACGTCCTCGCTGGCGAGCAACTCGTTTCGACCGTCGAGGCGCTGGCTGCCGGCGAGACGAATCCTGAAACGCTCGAGCAAGAGCACATGGAATACTTCCGAACGCTCGAACAGGACGGGTTTGCAAGTCGTGACGAACGGCTCTAA
- a CDS encoding cation:proton antiporter produces MSELLTAVSIMFIITGPLLLVANRYDLPTVPFFILAGVIAGFAMEGFGLDEQLTLEIAQYGIALLVFSFGVGIDFTAVRSVLGDSEIAALGQIFVVGSLGVGISIVLGVAPTEAIYLGIAAALSSTIVGRALLQTEIDLRLIRGRLASTIQFVQDLLAIVFVLILGTGTLEVGPVAAAIGYGLALIALAYLVNRYLFDLIGRLAGESDELMILGVVSLLAAFIGAAEYAGISIVVGAFAAGLAVRHDPIEYLGLFNGLESIRDFFVAIFFVTIGALITFPFLETGQAESIEKVVLAGALVVLTVVVKPALTTAILLAKGYERRTATLTALSVDQVSEFALIIAIQALLIGAISQTVFDAIILAAAITMITSSLSQRYDEQLYRWVVARGLLPRAHGKIDAWSDVPVDLSDHVVIVGYGRQGKRLVETCEDLDQPYVVIENDPARRETVREECNALVVGDAMEQYTWEKANVEQARLVFSTIESDSVSRRILSYDFRADCIVRAREQQTALELLEAGALYVALPELLAGQQLVEHVEDLLEGDLTAEQLRAARQQDLQLQADSMQPHLQ; encoded by the coding sequence ATGAGTGAGTTACTCACTGCCGTCTCGATCATGTTCATCATCACCGGGCCGCTCTTGCTGGTAGCAAACCGGTACGATCTACCAACGGTGCCGTTTTTCATCCTCGCAGGCGTCATTGCCGGCTTTGCGATGGAAGGCTTTGGGCTTGACGAGCAACTCACCCTCGAGATTGCCCAGTACGGGATTGCGTTGCTCGTGTTCTCGTTTGGTGTTGGAATCGATTTCACTGCCGTTCGGTCGGTGCTTGGCGACAGCGAAATCGCGGCGCTTGGCCAGATTTTCGTCGTTGGCTCGCTCGGTGTCGGGATCAGCATCGTCCTCGGCGTTGCCCCCACTGAAGCGATCTATCTGGGGATTGCGGCCGCACTCTCCTCGACAATCGTCGGCCGAGCACTGCTCCAGACTGAGATCGACCTGCGGCTAATCCGTGGTCGACTGGCGAGTACGATCCAGTTCGTTCAAGACCTGCTCGCAATTGTCTTCGTGCTCATCCTGGGGACGGGAACGCTCGAGGTCGGCCCAGTTGCGGCCGCTATCGGCTACGGTCTGGCCTTGATCGCCCTCGCGTACCTCGTCAATCGGTACCTGTTCGATCTCATTGGTCGGCTTGCTGGAGAGTCGGACGAACTCATGATTCTGGGCGTCGTCTCCTTGCTCGCGGCATTTATTGGGGCTGCTGAGTACGCTGGCATCTCGATCGTCGTCGGTGCATTCGCTGCTGGACTCGCAGTTCGACACGATCCAATCGAGTATCTCGGTCTGTTCAACGGCCTCGAGTCGATCAGGGACTTCTTTGTCGCGATCTTCTTCGTGACAATCGGCGCGCTCATCACGTTCCCGTTCCTCGAGACGGGCCAAGCCGAGTCCATCGAGAAGGTGGTGCTTGCTGGCGCTCTCGTTGTGCTTACAGTCGTCGTAAAACCAGCGCTAACGACGGCGATCTTGCTGGCGAAGGGCTACGAACGACGCACGGCAACGTTGACTGCCCTCAGCGTCGATCAGGTCAGTGAGTTCGCGCTCATCATCGCGATTCAGGCACTACTGATAGGCGCAATCTCTCAGACGGTGTTTGACGCGATCATCCTCGCTGCAGCCATTACGATGATCACCTCGAGCCTCAGCCAGCGGTACGACGAGCAGCTGTATCGCTGGGTAGTCGCACGCGGACTCCTCCCACGTGCACACGGCAAGATTGATGCCTGGAGTGACGTGCCAGTGGACCTCTCCGATCACGTCGTCATCGTCGGCTACGGGCGACAGGGGAAGCGACTGGTCGAAACCTGTGAAGATCTCGATCAGCCCTACGTCGTCATCGAAAACGATCCGGCTCGCCGTGAAACCGTTCGTGAGGAGTGCAACGCACTCGTCGTTGGCGACGCGATGGAACAGTACACCTGGGAGAAAGCAAACGTCGAGCAAGCACGGCTGGTTTTCTCGACGATTGAGTCTGATTCCGTCTCGAGACGGATCCTCTCCTATGACTTCCGCGCGGATTGTATCGTCCGTGCGCGTGAGCAGCAAACCGCACTCGAGTTGCTCGAGGCAGGTGCGCTGTACGTTGCCCTCCCCGAACTTCTCGCCGGCCAGCAACTCGTCGAACACGTTGAAGACTTACTCGAGGGTGACTTGACTGCCGAACAACTTCGAGCAGCACGCCAGCAGGATCTGCAATTACAAGCTGATTCGATGCAGCCACATTTACAGTGA
- a CDS encoding cation:proton antiporter yields MVTETALTVDLAVILFCATFAGFLAKQTGQPTIIAYILAGVVIGPAALGIVEVSELTELLSELGLAFLLFLLGIKMRLEEIQHVLSPIVKIALPQMALVFLAGAGIAYALPPFGLLEAFLIGLAVMYSSTAVVIKMLNDKDEATSLHGKIDVGILLVQDVVVVIILAVLAAGQPDSLTEVATTLAVVLVLVALVTVAALVASRTLLPVVFRRIADNKEIFFLVAIAWAFLFVFVSDNINLFLEPFGIEAYLSIEMGAFMAGVAIAQLPYSKELQDRVNPLTDLFVMVFFVSVALDLEAAQLFAYTQEAIIAALVLMPVKFVIFFYLLDWQGFGSETTFLGSLNMIQVSEFGIIVTAVAVTGGFIEAEVLGFMTLLAIFTMAVSVYFIEFSHTLFERFESTITRFTGEGAFEGDKQEYRDHAVVIGYDDVTRNVLPLLADHYEDVVVVDRTVEHVETLKEEGYNAVYGDFRNATIRKDVAAKRADFVLSSSVDPAVNSVLLESVSEDATVLVEADRIEDARTLYESGVHCVLMTPYLAADRLAAYLHTYLEAGRVEDHLEQTLESDIELLSSDEPFPEPDGGVGGGLNE; encoded by the coding sequence ATGGTTACCGAAACAGCGCTTACTGTTGATCTCGCTGTTATTTTGTTTTGTGCGACATTTGCTGGATTTCTCGCCAAACAGACTGGCCAGCCAACGATCATCGCGTACATTCTCGCCGGCGTCGTGATCGGGCCAGCAGCGCTCGGGATCGTTGAGGTTAGCGAACTGACCGAACTGCTCTCGGAACTTGGTCTCGCATTCTTGCTGTTCTTACTCGGGATCAAGATGCGCCTCGAGGAGATTCAACACGTCCTCTCGCCAATCGTCAAAATCGCGCTTCCACAGATGGCGCTTGTCTTTCTCGCGGGTGCGGGAATCGCGTATGCGTTACCCCCGTTCGGTCTGCTCGAGGCGTTTCTCATCGGTCTTGCAGTGATGTATAGTTCGACGGCGGTCGTCATCAAGATGCTAAACGACAAGGACGAAGCGACCTCGTTACACGGCAAAATCGATGTTGGCATCCTGCTCGTCCAAGACGTCGTCGTCGTTATTATTCTGGCCGTGCTTGCGGCCGGTCAACCGGATAGCCTTACAGAGGTCGCAACCACGCTCGCCGTTGTCCTCGTGCTCGTTGCACTTGTGACAGTCGCGGCGCTTGTTGCTTCCCGAACACTCCTCCCGGTTGTCTTCCGCCGGATTGCAGACAACAAGGAAATCTTCTTCCTCGTCGCCATTGCGTGGGCGTTTCTGTTCGTCTTCGTCTCTGACAACATCAACCTCTTTCTCGAGCCGTTTGGCATCGAAGCCTACCTCTCGATTGAGATGGGGGCGTTCATGGCTGGCGTCGCCATCGCCCAACTGCCCTACAGCAAGGAGTTACAGGACCGGGTTAATCCACTGACTGACCTGTTCGTCATGGTCTTTTTTGTCTCCGTTGCGCTCGACCTCGAGGCGGCGCAACTGTTTGCCTACACCCAGGAAGCGATCATCGCTGCGCTGGTGTTGATGCCAGTAAAGTTCGTGATCTTCTTCTACCTGCTCGACTGGCAGGGCTTCGGATCCGAGACGACGTTCCTCGGCAGCCTCAACATGATTCAAGTCAGCGAATTCGGGATTATCGTCACCGCTGTCGCAGTGACAGGTGGGTTCATCGAGGCGGAAGTGCTTGGCTTCATGACGCTGCTTGCCATCTTCACGATGGCCGTCTCGGTGTACTTCATCGAGTTTAGCCATACGCTGTTCGAGCGATTCGAGTCGACGATCACGCGCTTCACCGGCGAGGGTGCATTTGAGGGCGATAAACAGGAGTACCGCGACCATGCAGTCGTCATCGGTTACGACGACGTAACGCGAAATGTCCTTCCGTTGCTCGCAGATCACTACGAGGATGTAGTCGTCGTTGACCGAACCGTCGAACACGTCGAAACACTCAAAGAAGAGGGGTACAACGCCGTCTACGGTGACTTCCGAAATGCAACGATCCGAAAGGATGTCGCCGCGAAACGGGCTGATTTCGTCCTCTCATCGTCGGTCGATCCGGCGGTCAACTCGGTATTGCTCGAGTCGGTCAGCGAGGACGCGACAGTTCTCGTTGAAGCGGATCGAATCGAAGACGCACGTACCCTCTACGAGAGCGGCGTCCACTGTGTACTGATGACCCCATATCTTGCCGCCGACAGACTTGCTGCGTACCTGCACACGTATCTCGAGGCTGGTCGCGTTGAAGACCACCTCGAGCAAACGCTCGAATCGGATATTGAGTTGCTGAGCAGTGATGAGCCGTTCCCAGAACCTGACGGTGGCGTCGGAGGTGGTCTCAATGAGTGA
- a CDS encoding HAD family hydrolase, producing MTQAVVFDLDYTLAVPTRDRETLLQEAVDAADAPALTREDYLEAHGNHLTQRSREPIFTDLLAEHETEADPAAVATAYREAIADALEALPGVESMLEDLKADYRVGLLTNGPVRAQRDKLETLDWDNRFDAALVTGELEAGKPDPRAFEAIATELDVEPAETVYVGDDVDADVYGATNAGMAVIQVLLEDGPEPDSRAVAHVEQAEIATALPDILADLE from the coding sequence ATGACACAGGCGGTCGTCTTCGACCTCGATTATACCCTTGCGGTGCCGACGCGGGACCGCGAAACGCTGTTACAGGAGGCCGTCGACGCCGCCGACGCACCCGCGCTCACGCGCGAGGACTATCTCGAGGCCCACGGAAACCACCTCACCCAGCGTTCGCGCGAGCCGATTTTCACCGACTTGCTCGCTGAGCACGAAACGGAGGCTGACCCGGCCGCCGTTGCCACAGCCTACCGCGAGGCAATCGCAGACGCACTCGAGGCGCTGCCGGGCGTCGAATCCATGCTCGAGGACCTCAAAGCCGACTACCGCGTTGGGCTGTTGACCAACGGCCCCGTCCGCGCACAGCGAGACAAACTCGAGACGCTCGACTGGGACAACCGATTTGACGCCGCACTCGTCACCGGCGAACTCGAGGCTGGTAAACCCGATCCGCGTGCGTTCGAGGCGATTGCAACCGAACTGGACGTCGAACCAGCGGAAACGGTCTACGTCGGCGACGACGTCGACGCCGACGTCTACGGCGCGACCAACGCCGGAATGGCGGTCATACAGGTCCTGCTCGAGGACGGCCCCGAGCCCGATTCGCGGGCTGTGGCCCACGTCGAACAGGCAGAGATTGCGACAGCGCTGCCGGACATTCTTGCTGACCTCGAGTGA
- a CDS encoding pyridoxal phosphate-dependent aminotransferase, with amino-acid sequence MTEFSQRVEQVSISGIREVFEAAGDDAINLGLGQPDFPTPAHARRGAIEAIENGLTDAYTSNKGTETLREAIATKYDRDYGLEVDPADIIATSGGSEALHLALEAHVDPGQEVIFPDPGFVSYDALTKLADGTPKPVGLRDDLTLDPATVEEAITDDTAVFIVNSPANPTGAVQSEADMREFARIADEHDVLCVSDEVYEKIVFEGTHRSPLEFADSDNVVVVSACSKTYSMTGWRLGWVTGSNRRIERMLRVHQYGQACASAPAQYAAEAALTGPQDPVAEMVAAFEDRRDVVVDGLEDAGLEVPTPSGAFYAMPKVPEGWCDEVIDRGVVVVPGDAFGANGAGYARLSYATGMEELKEALEIMADATAALR; translated from the coding sequence ATGACAGAGTTCTCCCAGCGGGTCGAACAGGTGTCGATCAGCGGCATTCGTGAAGTGTTCGAAGCCGCCGGTGACGACGCAATCAATCTCGGACTCGGCCAACCCGACTTTCCGACGCCGGCTCATGCCCGCCGCGGCGCAATCGAGGCTATCGAAAACGGACTGACGGACGCCTACACGTCGAACAAAGGCACCGAAACCCTGCGCGAAGCTATCGCAACGAAGTACGATCGCGACTACGGCCTCGAGGTCGATCCGGCCGACATCATCGCTACCTCGGGCGGCAGTGAGGCCCTGCATCTCGCACTCGAGGCCCACGTTGACCCTGGACAGGAGGTCATCTTCCCCGATCCGGGCTTTGTCTCCTACGACGCGCTGACGAAACTCGCCGACGGGACGCCGAAGCCAGTCGGACTTCGTGACGATCTCACGCTCGATCCGGCCACCGTCGAGGAGGCGATCACGGACGATACTGCCGTCTTCATCGTTAACAGCCCCGCCAACCCGACTGGAGCCGTCCAGAGCGAAGCCGACATGCGCGAGTTCGCGCGCATTGCCGACGAACACGACGTACTCTGTGTCTCCGACGAAGTCTACGAGAAAATCGTCTTCGAGGGAACCCATCGCTCGCCGCTCGAGTTCGCCGACTCGGACAACGTCGTCGTCGTCAGCGCCTGCTCGAAGACATACTCGATGACTGGCTGGCGACTTGGCTGGGTCACCGGCTCGAATCGACGTATCGAGCGCATGCTTCGGGTCCACCAGTACGGTCAGGCCTGTGCGTCCGCCCCCGCCCAGTACGCCGCCGAGGCCGCCCTCACTGGACCGCAAGACCCTGTCGCGGAGATGGTCGCCGCGTTCGAAGACCGCCGCGATGTCGTCGTCGACGGCCTCGAGGATGCCGGCCTCGAGGTGCCGACGCCCTCGGGTGCGTTCTACGCGATGCCGAAGGTGCCTGAGGGCTGGTGTGATGAGGTAATCGACCGTGGCGTGGTTGTCGTCCCCGGCGATGCCTTCGGCGCGAACGGCGCGGGCTATGCCCGACTCTCGTATGCGACTGGCATGGAGGAGTTGAAGGAAGCACTCGAGATTATGGCCGACGCGACGGCAGCGCTTCGCTGA